From the Primulina tabacum isolate GXHZ01 chromosome 3, ASM2559414v2, whole genome shotgun sequence genome, one window contains:
- the LOC142539901 gene encoding tubulin alpha-4 chain isoform X2 — protein MRECISVHIGQAGIQLGNACWELYCLEHGIQPNGQMPNDKTVGGGDDAFNTFFSETGAGKHVPRAIFVDLEPTVIDEVRTGAYRQLFHPEQLISGKEDAANNFARGHYTIGKEIVDLCLDLIRKLADNCTGLQGFLVFNAVGGGTGSGLGSLLLERLSVDYGKKSKLGFTVYPSPQVSTSVVEPYNSVLSTHSLLEHTDVAVLLDNEAIYDICRRSLDIERPTYTNLNRLISQVISSLTASLRFDGALNVDVTEFQTNLVPYPRIHFMLSSYAPVISAEKAYHEQLSVAEITNSAFEPSSMMAKCDPRHGKYMACCLMYRGDVVPKDVNAAVATIKTKRSIQFVDWCPTGFKCGINYQPPTVVPGGDLAKVQRAVCMISNSTSVAEKANSRRLERILLLWRRIMKKLARRGQRKMDVKRMVDKGVLNSIVFA, from the exons CAGTTCACATTGGCCAGGCCGGTATCCAGCTCGGAAATGCTTGCTGGGAACTTTATTGCCTCGAGCACGGTATTCAG CCTAATGGACAAATGCCCAATGACAAAACTGTCGGAGGAGGTGATGATGCATTCAACACTTTCTTCAGTGAAACAGGTGCTGGAAAGCATGTTCCACGTGCAATCTTTGTTGACCTCGAACCCACTGTGATCGATGAAGTTCGCACCGGGGCTTACCGCCAGCTTTTTCATCCTGAACAGCTGATTAGTGGCAAGGAAGATGCTGCCAACAACTTTGCCCGTGGCCATTACACAA TTGGCAAAGAGATTGTTGACCTTTGCTTGGACCTCATTAGAAAGCTCGCTGACAATTGCACCGGTCTCCAAGGTTTCCTCGTCTTTAATGCAGTTGGTGGAGGAACAGGTTCTGGATTGGGCTCCCTTCTCCTGGAGCGCCTGTCAGTTGACTATGGCAAGAAGTCTAAGCTCGGCTTCACTGTGTATCCATCTCCACAGGTCTCCACGTCTGTCGTAGAGCCTTACAACAGTGTTTTGTCTACGCACTCCCTGCTTGAACACACTGATGTTGCCGTGCTTCTCGACAATGAGGCCATTTACGACATCTGCAGGAGGTCTCTCGACATTGAAAGGCCTACCTACACCAACCTCAACCGCCTTATCTCTCAG GTGATCTCTTCCTTGACAGCATCTCTAAGGTTCGATGGCGCCCTTAACGTAGATGTCACTGAATTCCAGACCAACTTGGTGCCTTACCCAAGAATCCATTTCATGCTTTCCTCTTATGCGCCTGTAATCTCAGCAGAGAAAGCATACCACGAGCAGCTCTCTGTTGCTGAAATCACCAACAGTGCTTTTGAGCCCTCGTCCATGATGGCCAAGTGCGATCCTCGCCATGGCAAATACATGGCCTGCTGTCTGATGTACCGTGGTGATGTCGTCCCCAAGGACGTCAATGCAGCCGTAGCCACCATCAAGACAAAGCGTTCAATCCAATTCGTCGATTGGTGCCCAACAGGTTTCAAGTGCGGCATCAACTACCAACCACCTACAGTCGTCCCTGGTGGGGATCTTGCCAAGGTTCAGAGAGCTGTTTGCATGATCTCAAACTCAACCAGTGTGGCTGAG AAGGCGAATTCTCGGAGGCTCGAGAGGATCTTGCTGCTCTGGAGAAGGATTATGAAGAAGTTGGCGCGGAGGGGACAGAGgaagatggatgtgaagaggaTGGTTGATAAAGGTGTTTTGAATTCCATAGTGTTTGCTTGA
- the LOC142539901 gene encoding tubulin alpha-2 chain isoform X1 encodes MRECISVHIGQAGIQLGNACWELYCLEHGIQPNGQMPNDKTVGGGDDAFNTFFSETGAGKHVPRAIFVDLEPTVIDEVRTGAYRQLFHPEQLISGKEDAANNFARGHYTIGKEIVDLCLDLIRKLADNCTGLQGFLVFNAVGGGTGSGLGSLLLERLSVDYGKKSKLGFTVYPSPQVSTSVVEPYNSVLSTHSLLEHTDVAVLLDNEAIYDICRRSLDIERPTYTNLNRLISQVISSLTASLRFDGALNVDVTEFQTNLVPYPRIHFMLSSYAPVISAEKAYHEQLSVAEITNSAFEPSSMMAKCDPRHGKYMACCLMYRGDVVPKDVNAAVATIKTKRSIQFVDWCPTGFKCGINYQPPTVVPGGDLAKVQRAVCMISNSTSVAEVFSRIDHKFDLMYAKRAFVHWYVGEGMEEGEFSEAREDLAALEKDYEEVGAEGTEEDGCEEDG; translated from the exons CAGTTCACATTGGCCAGGCCGGTATCCAGCTCGGAAATGCTTGCTGGGAACTTTATTGCCTCGAGCACGGTATTCAG CCTAATGGACAAATGCCCAATGACAAAACTGTCGGAGGAGGTGATGATGCATTCAACACTTTCTTCAGTGAAACAGGTGCTGGAAAGCATGTTCCACGTGCAATCTTTGTTGACCTCGAACCCACTGTGATCGATGAAGTTCGCACCGGGGCTTACCGCCAGCTTTTTCATCCTGAACAGCTGATTAGTGGCAAGGAAGATGCTGCCAACAACTTTGCCCGTGGCCATTACACAA TTGGCAAAGAGATTGTTGACCTTTGCTTGGACCTCATTAGAAAGCTCGCTGACAATTGCACCGGTCTCCAAGGTTTCCTCGTCTTTAATGCAGTTGGTGGAGGAACAGGTTCTGGATTGGGCTCCCTTCTCCTGGAGCGCCTGTCAGTTGACTATGGCAAGAAGTCTAAGCTCGGCTTCACTGTGTATCCATCTCCACAGGTCTCCACGTCTGTCGTAGAGCCTTACAACAGTGTTTTGTCTACGCACTCCCTGCTTGAACACACTGATGTTGCCGTGCTTCTCGACAATGAGGCCATTTACGACATCTGCAGGAGGTCTCTCGACATTGAAAGGCCTACCTACACCAACCTCAACCGCCTTATCTCTCAG GTGATCTCTTCCTTGACAGCATCTCTAAGGTTCGATGGCGCCCTTAACGTAGATGTCACTGAATTCCAGACCAACTTGGTGCCTTACCCAAGAATCCATTTCATGCTTTCCTCTTATGCGCCTGTAATCTCAGCAGAGAAAGCATACCACGAGCAGCTCTCTGTTGCTGAAATCACCAACAGTGCTTTTGAGCCCTCGTCCATGATGGCCAAGTGCGATCCTCGCCATGGCAAATACATGGCCTGCTGTCTGATGTACCGTGGTGATGTCGTCCCCAAGGACGTCAATGCAGCCGTAGCCACCATCAAGACAAAGCGTTCAATCCAATTCGTCGATTGGTGCCCAACAGGTTTCAAGTGCGGCATCAACTACCAACCACCTACAGTCGTCCCTGGTGGGGATCTTGCCAAGGTTCAGAGAGCTGTTTGCATGATCTCAAACTCAACCAGTGTGGCTGAGGTGTTCTCTCGTATCGACCATAAGTTTGATCTCATGTATGCAAAGCGAGCTTTTGTGCACTGGTATGTCGGTGAGGGAATGGAAGAAGGCGAATTCTCGGAGGCTCGAGAGGATCTTGCTGCTCTGGAGAAGGATTATGAAGAAGTTGGCGCGGAGGGGACAGAGgaagatggatgtgaagaggaTGGTTGA